Proteins from a genomic interval of Fundidesulfovibrio putealis DSM 16056:
- a CDS encoding radical SAM protein, translated as MLPAYIPMSGQGLLAPRAHAALALMRSCRLCPRECGVNRLEGEPGACGVGRLARVASYAPHFGEESCLVGQGGSGAIFFSGCNLECLFCQNEDISRQPESGEEVTPRELADIMLSLQAQGAANINLVTPSHVAAQVLEALPLAVQGGLALPLVYNTGGYDSLETLALLKGVVDIYMPDVKFADPETARALCGVADYPATARRAVKAMHAQVGDLRLDSHGLATRGLLVRHLVLPGGLAGTCDWMEYLARDISPDTYVNLMDQYRPCAKAPGNPPLDRPLTPEEFREARQQAEQAGITRFDERTPAQIERLLRAFLDGSRQ; from the coding sequence ATGCTTCCCGCCTACATCCCCATGAGCGGCCAGGGCCTGCTGGCTCCCAGGGCGCACGCGGCGCTTGCCCTCATGCGCTCCTGCCGCCTGTGCCCGCGAGAGTGCGGCGTGAACCGCCTGGAGGGCGAGCCCGGAGCCTGCGGCGTGGGGCGTCTGGCCCGCGTGGCCAGCTACGCCCCGCACTTCGGCGAAGAGTCCTGCCTGGTGGGCCAAGGCGGCTCCGGCGCGATTTTCTTCAGCGGCTGCAACCTGGAGTGCCTGTTCTGCCAGAACGAGGACATCAGCCGCCAACCCGAAAGCGGCGAAGAAGTCACCCCGCGCGAGCTCGCCGACATCATGCTCTCGCTCCAGGCCCAGGGCGCGGCCAACATCAACCTGGTCACCCCCAGCCACGTGGCCGCCCAGGTGCTCGAGGCCCTGCCCCTGGCCGTGCAGGGGGGCCTCGCACTGCCCCTGGTCTACAACACAGGCGGGTACGACAGCCTGGAGACTTTGGCCCTGCTGAAGGGCGTGGTGGACATCTACATGCCGGACGTGAAGTTCGCGGACCCGGAAACCGCCCGCGCCCTGTGCGGCGTGGCCGACTACCCGGCCACCGCGCGCCGGGCCGTGAAGGCCATGCACGCCCAGGTGGGCGACCTGCGCCTGGACTCGCACGGGCTGGCAACGCGCGGCCTGCTGGTGCGCCACCTTGTGCTGCCCGGCGGGCTGGCCGGAACGTGCGACTGGATGGAGTATCTGGCGCGCGACATTTCGCCCGACACCTACGTGAACCTCATGGACCAGTACCGCCCCTGCGCCAAGGCCCCCGGAAATCCACCCCTGGACCGGCCCCTGACCCCGGAGGAGTTCCGCGAGGCCCGCCAGCAGGCCGAACAGGCGGGCATCACCCGCTTCGACGAACGCACGCCCGCGCAGATCGAGCGGCTGCTCCGGGCCTTCCTGGACGGCTCCAGGCAATGA
- a CDS encoding glutamine synthetase family protein has product MAVFKCKNADDVLKAVKDYNVSFVQFWFIDILGMLKSFQITPRELEAAFDEGMGFDGSSITGFTKIHESDMVAFPDPSTFQLVAWRPSDRPVARLFCDVRNPDGTPFAADSRYVLKRMLKRAADLGYTYFVGPELEFFLFANSSEPKILDRGGYFDAPPLDLANDVRRDIIFALESMGIGVEYSHHEVAPSQHEIDLRYNEALAMADTAITYRVVVKEVARKHGCYASFMPKPLFGENGSGMHVHQSLFKGSKNAFYDASSPNHLSTEAQAYIAGLLKHAPEFTLVTNQWVNSYKRLVPGYEAPVYIAWAQRNRSALIRVPMYKPGKESATRIELRSPDPAANPYLAFAVMLGAGLKGIEDNYKLAKPVEDNIFHMDEREMKKHGISSLPGSLHEAVENLEKSALMKDILGDHLHAALVNYKYDEWDKYRMQITEYEIERYLPIL; this is encoded by the coding sequence ATGGCGGTTTTCAAATGCAAGAATGCCGACGATGTTCTGAAGGCTGTGAAGGACTATAACGTCTCCTTCGTCCAGTTCTGGTTCATCGACATCCTGGGAATGCTCAAAAGCTTCCAGATCACCCCGCGCGAGCTGGAAGCCGCCTTCGACGAGGGCATGGGCTTCGACGGCTCGTCCATCACCGGATTCACCAAGATCCACGAATCCGACATGGTGGCCTTCCCGGACCCCTCCACCTTCCAACTGGTGGCCTGGCGTCCCAGCGACCGCCCGGTGGCGCGCCTGTTCTGCGACGTGCGAAACCCCGACGGCACGCCCTTTGCCGCAGACTCGCGCTATGTGCTCAAGCGCATGCTCAAGCGCGCGGCGGATCTCGGCTACACCTACTTCGTCGGCCCTGAGCTGGAGTTCTTTCTCTTCGCCAACTCCTCCGAGCCCAAAATCCTGGACCGTGGCGGCTACTTCGACGCTCCGCCCCTGGACCTGGCCAACGACGTGCGCCGCGACATCATCTTCGCCCTGGAATCCATGGGCATCGGCGTGGAGTACTCCCACCACGAGGTGGCCCCCTCCCAGCACGAGATCGACCTGCGCTACAACGAGGCCCTGGCCATGGCCGACACCGCCATCACCTACCGCGTGGTGGTCAAGGAAGTGGCGCGCAAGCACGGCTGCTACGCCTCGTTCATGCCCAAGCCCCTGTTCGGCGAGAACGGCTCGGGCATGCACGTGCACCAGTCGCTGTTCAAGGGATCCAAAAACGCCTTCTACGACGCCTCCTCCCCCAACCACCTCTCCACCGAGGCCCAGGCCTACATCGCGGGACTACTCAAGCATGCGCCCGAGTTCACCCTGGTCACCAACCAGTGGGTGAACTCCTACAAGCGCCTCGTTCCCGGCTACGAGGCCCCCGTGTACATCGCCTGGGCGCAGCGCAACCGCTCGGCGCTGATCCGCGTGCCCATGTACAAGCCCGGAAAGGAGTCCGCCACGCGCATCGAGCTGCGCTCGCCCGACCCGGCCGCCAACCCCTACCTGGCCTTCGCGGTGATGCTGGGCGCGGGCCTCAAGGGCATCGAGGACAACTACAAGCTGGCCAAGCCCGTGGAGGACAACATCTTCCACATGGACGAGCGCGAGATGAAGAAGCACGGCATCTCATCCTTGCCCGGCAGCCTGCACGAGGCCGTGGAGAACCTGGAGAAGTCCGCGCTCATGAAGGACATCCTGGGCGACCACCTGCACGCCGCCCTGGTGAACTACAAGTACGACGAGTGGGACAAGTACCGCATGCAGATCACCGAGTACGAGATCGAGCGCTACCTGCCCATTCTGTAG
- a CDS encoding MFS transporter, whose translation MNTDTSKQWAILTAVVVTQCAVPFMLSAVGVCLPSIGRDLGATAIQLTLVESVFLAVNAMFLLPLGRAADILGRGGVFLAGLAIFTASSLSLAFAPDMAGFLALRAVQGFGGAMTLATGLALLYDAFPPQTRGRALGISVAGIYLGISGGPFLGGVITTHLGWRWVFYLGMLPCLVSLAICLRNLDWRLRPKPGERFDWTGAVLCVVCIGLLTYGSAHTESMAGWMSMAGGAATLAAFLLVERASPSPLLDLRLFVGNRAFSLGMAAMFLIYSSAFGASFLLSLYLQYGRNMNPSEAGLLLAFQPLVQCLVSPFTGRLSDRLPVHLMAGSGALFVAAGLLLASTLDAGSGQGTVIAVLAVVGLGIGLFAAPNMAGVMSGVAPQRYGVASALTGQTRTLGMTCGMVLITLVISHFVGNRPLGAEVFAQYHTAMRLLLTLFGCTCLFGSVLAFLGAAKPHAARSQEKP comes from the coding sequence GTGAACACCGATACATCGAAACAATGGGCCATCCTTACCGCCGTGGTCGTTACCCAGTGCGCGGTGCCTTTCATGCTGTCGGCCGTGGGTGTCTGCCTGCCCTCCATCGGGCGCGATCTTGGCGCCACGGCCATCCAACTCACCCTGGTCGAGTCCGTGTTCCTGGCTGTCAACGCCATGTTCCTGCTGCCTCTCGGACGCGCCGCCGACATTCTGGGGCGCGGAGGCGTCTTCCTGGCGGGGCTTGCCATCTTCACCGCGAGTTCGCTGTCGCTGGCCTTCGCCCCGGACATGGCGGGCTTTCTGGCCCTGCGCGCAGTGCAGGGGTTCGGCGGGGCCATGACCCTGGCCACGGGCCTGGCGCTCCTCTACGACGCCTTCCCGCCGCAGACCAGGGGCCGCGCCCTGGGCATCAGCGTGGCGGGTATCTACCTGGGCATCTCCGGCGGCCCTTTCCTGGGCGGGGTGATAACCACGCACCTGGGCTGGCGCTGGGTGTTCTATCTGGGCATGCTCCCGTGCCTGGTTTCGCTGGCCATATGCCTGCGCAATCTGGACTGGCGGCTGCGGCCCAAGCCGGGCGAGCGCTTCGACTGGACGGGCGCGGTGCTGTGCGTCGTGTGCATCGGCCTGCTCACGTACGGCAGCGCGCACACGGAAAGCATGGCGGGGTGGATGTCCATGGCCGGTGGCGCGGCGACGCTGGCCGCCTTCCTGCTGGTGGAGCGCGCAAGCCCATCTCCGCTGCTCGACCTGAGGCTCTTCGTCGGCAACCGCGCTTTCTCGCTCGGCATGGCGGCCATGTTCCTGATCTATTCCTCAGCCTTCGGCGCGAGCTTCCTGCTGAGCCTTTACCTGCAATACGGCCGCAACATGAATCCGTCCGAAGCAGGACTTTTGCTGGCCTTCCAGCCCCTTGTGCAATGTCTGGTTTCCCCGTTCACCGGACGGCTTTCAGACAGGCTTCCCGTGCACCTCATGGCCGGGTCCGGGGCATTGTTCGTGGCCGCCGGACTGCTTCTGGCCTCCACCCTGGACGCAGGGTCCGGTCAGGGAACGGTCATCGCCGTCCTGGCGGTGGTGGGGCTCGGCATCGGACTGTTCGCCGCGCCGAACATGGCCGGGGTCATGTCCGGCGTGGCCCCGCAACGCTACGGCGTAGCCTCCGCCCTCACCGGCCAGACCCGCACCCTGGGCATGACCTGCGGCATGGTGCTGATCACGCTTGTCATCTCGCATTTCGTTGGGAACAGGCCCCTCGGGGCGGAGGTGTTCGCGCAGTATCACACGGCCATGCGCCTGCTGCTTACCCTTTTCGGGTGCACCTGCCTGTTCGGCTCCGTGCTGGCCTTTCTGGGAGCGGCAAAGCCGCACGCAGCGCGCAGCCAGGAGAAGCCATGA
- a CDS encoding DsrE family protein, whose translation MRKLNVLSVLLALVLFAAPALAGKDDPLFINLTSDDPHRTLMAIGFGQAQMQRGHALTVYLNDKGVLVASRKNAAQFAEQQKMLSDIAAKGGAVLVCPMCSKKFGVAEADLIEGAKITSPDITGPALFKDGTKTLSW comes from the coding sequence ATGCGCAAGCTGAACGTGCTGTCCGTCCTGTTGGCCCTGGTCCTGTTCGCAGCCCCGGCACTGGCGGGCAAAGACGACCCCCTGTTCATAAACCTCACCAGCGACGACCCGCACCGCACGCTCATGGCCATCGGCTTCGGGCAGGCCCAGATGCAGCGCGGGCACGCGCTCACCGTGTACCTGAACGACAAGGGTGTGCTGGTGGCCAGCAGGAAGAACGCCGCCCAGTTCGCCGAGCAGCAGAAGATGCTCTCGGACATCGCGGCCAAGGGCGGCGCGGTCCTCGTGTGCCCCATGTGCAGCAAGAAATTCGGCGTGGCCGAGGCGGACCTGATTGAAGGCGCGAAGATCACCAGCCCCGACATCACCGGCCCGGCACTGTTCAAGGACGGCACCAAGACCCTCTCCTGGTAG
- a CDS encoding aminotransferase class V-fold PLP-dependent enzyme: MIPSQRQLFAIPDDVVYLNCASTSPLPASAEQAGREAMAFKRTPWLIGPEGLPNGPEAARAGFAKILGCDAEGVALVPSVSFAMAVAARNLPLDANRNVLVLHEEFPSNVFPWLRMAPGRVKALPRPKEGTWSEAVIEAITGDIGLVALPHCHWMDGTVFDLGAVRAACDRVGAHLVVDATQSLGAMPFDFEAARPDFVAATGHKWLLCPHGVGFCYVAPKWREGEPIEENWKNRLGSEDYSRLTEYENQYRPGARRYDLGEVTNSVLLPMATESLRLLSEWGVANIAETLSTITRKLALHGQAFGLTPTPAAERAPHMLGLRLPHGPAKPVAEAMAREKVYVSPRGGTLRLAPHLFVSAADVDRFTTVLSRSLST, from the coding sequence ATGATTCCCAGTCAGCGCCAGCTTTTTGCCATCCCCGACGACGTCGTCTACTTGAACTGCGCCTCCACCTCCCCCTTGCCCGCCTCGGCGGAACAGGCCGGGCGCGAGGCCATGGCTTTCAAGCGCACCCCCTGGCTCATCGGGCCTGAGGGCCTGCCGAACGGCCCGGAAGCCGCCCGCGCCGGGTTCGCCAAAATTCTGGGCTGCGACGCCGAGGGCGTGGCCCTGGTTCCCTCCGTGTCCTTCGCCATGGCCGTCGCGGCACGCAACCTCCCCCTCGACGCCAACCGCAACGTGCTGGTGCTGCACGAGGAGTTCCCCTCCAACGTGTTCCCCTGGCTGCGCATGGCCCCGGGCCGCGTGAAGGCCCTGCCGCGCCCCAAGGAGGGCACCTGGTCCGAGGCCGTGATCGAGGCCATCACCGGGGACATAGGGCTGGTGGCCCTGCCGCACTGCCACTGGATGGACGGCACCGTGTTCGACCTGGGCGCGGTGCGCGCCGCCTGCGACCGCGTGGGCGCGCATCTGGTGGTGGACGCCACCCAGTCGCTTGGAGCCATGCCCTTTGATTTCGAGGCCGCGCGCCCGGACTTCGTGGCCGCCACGGGCCACAAGTGGCTCCTGTGTCCGCACGGCGTGGGCTTCTGCTACGTGGCCCCCAAGTGGCGCGAAGGCGAACCCATCGAGGAGAACTGGAAGAACCGACTGGGCAGTGAGGACTATTCGCGCCTGACCGAATACGAGAACCAATACCGCCCCGGCGCGCGCCGCTACGACCTGGGCGAGGTGACCAACTCGGTGCTTTTGCCCATGGCCACCGAATCTTTGCGCCTCCTCTCCGAGTGGGGCGTGGCCAACATCGCCGAAACCCTGAGCACAATCACCCGCAAGCTGGCCCTGCACGGGCAGGCCTTCGGCCTGACCCCCACCCCGGCAGCCGAGCGCGCCCCGCACATGCTGGGGCTGCGCCTGCCCCACGGCCCGGCCAAGCCGGTCGCGGAGGCCATGGCCCGCGAGAAGGTGTACGTCAGCCCGCGCGGCGGCACGCTGCGCCTGGCCCCGCACCTGTTCGTCAGCGCCGCCGACGTGGACCGCTTCACCACGGTTTTGTCACGCAGCCTGTCTACATAA